The Deinococcus multiflagellatus nucleotide sequence CGAGTGGTTTGACGAAACCAACCGCGCGCTGGCTTCGGCCCGCCGCGGCGGCAACGTAAAGCCCAGCGTGGAAGCCATTGAAGCGGGCCTGGTGGATTTCAAAACGATGGCCGAAGAAACCCGGCGCAAGATGCAGGCCAGCTATGAAAAAGGGCAGGCCCTGGGCAAGAGCCGTTCCAAGGCCAGCACCAGCAAAGGCAAGAAGAAGTAAGAGCAGGCAGATCACTTCGCTTGAAATCGTGAATCAGGGCGATTTCATTCAAACAAGATGGGCAGGCGTGTGGTGGGCCTTGGGCGTGGGGGAATGCCAAGGGCTTCATGAACCAGCCAGCGCTCCCCAAAGCCCCCTCCCTGTTGTGCGGCGGCCTTCCCTTGCGGAGGCCGCCTGTTTTCTCGCCTATTTTCTGGCCTGTTCTCCTGGGCCGCCGGCATTCGCTATGGTGGCGGGATGACGGCTGGCCCTTTTTCCGATATGCCCCTCCGCACTCCGCCGCGCCGGGGGCTGCTGCTCGTGATGACGGGCGCGTCCGGCGTGGGCAAGGGCACCCTGCGCGAGCGCTGGCTGGCCGGCCAGGAGGTATTTTACAGCACCTCCTGGACCACCCGCGAGGCCCGCCCCGGCGAGGAACACGGCGTGCATTACATCTTTGTGTCTGCTGACGACTTCGAGACGAAAGCGCAGCAGGGCGGGTTTCTCGAACACGCCGCCTTTGTGGGCAACCGCTACGGCACGCCCATTGAGCCCATTGAGGCGGCGCTCTCGCGTGGGCAGGACGTGATTCTGGAAATTGAGGTCGAAGGGGCCATGCAGGTCAAGGCGCGCATGGGCGACGAGGCCATCTTGATTTTCATCATGCCGCCCAGCCTCTCGGAACTGCGCCGCCGCCTGGAAGGCCGCGCCACCGAGACCCCCGAGCGCATTGAAAAGCGGCTGGCCCGCGCCCGCGAGGAAATCCGCGAAGCCCACGAATTCCGCTATGTGGTGGTCAACGACGACCTGGACCGCGCCGTGGATGACCTGCACGCCATTCAGCGCGCCGAGCGTGCCCGGCAGCGTCCCGAAACCGAATGGACCGAGGAGGACCGCGAGGCCCGCGTGCGCGCCGACACCCTGCGCAGCTACACCCTCACCGACGCCCAGCTGAACGAGGTGGCCACCCACTGAGCGTTCGCCGCTCCCGCTGCCCCACCTTTCTCTGCACGACCAGACCTGGGAGAACCCTATGCCACTTGAACTGATCCAGGGCGATATTGCCGCGCAGACCACCTGCGCCGTGGTAACCGCCGCGAACAAGGAACTGATGGGCGGCGGCGGGGTTGACGGCGTCATTCACCGCGCCGCTGGCCCCGAACTGCTGCGCGCCATCCGGCAGATCGGGGGCACGCCCACCGGCACAGCCGTCATCACGCCTGCTTTCGGGCTGGCCCACCAGGGGGTGCGGCATGTGATTCATGCCGTGGGCCCCATCTGGCGCGGTGGCCATGCGGGCGAGGCCGATCTGCTCGCCAGCGCCTACCGCCACAGCCTGGAACTGGCCGTGCAGCACGGCTGCGCCAGCGTGGCTTTTCCGGCCATCAGCACCGGGGTCTACGGTTACCCGCTGGATCAGGCCGCCGAGGTGAGCCTGCGGGCCATCACCACGTTCCTGTGGGACCACCCCGATCTTCAGGTGCGGCTGGTGCTGTACAGCGCCGGGCCCCTCAACGTGTTTCAGCGGGCGCTGGCCCGGGTGGCACCGTCCGCATAGGCTTGACCGGGCCTGCATACCACGCTATAGTTTTTGACATCACCGCCCAAGTGGCGGTTTTTTTTGTTTCCTTTTGACCGCCGCCTTCTTGCGAAAACCATCCTTGAAAAAGGCTGGCCCGGCGGCATGGACCGCGCCGCCGGCCCGGAGATGGCGCTGCAAACCTGGGGCGTGATGCAGGTCGCACAGAGAAGGGCCTGTGCTCTCCGTGCCGGTCTGATCAGCATTCCAACTGCTGAACTTGACTGAAGGGACGCGCAGAGCGGCGCAGCAGAGCAGAAAAAGCGGTGACCCAGAGGCGTGACCGCACCGAAGCGGAGCAGAGGGGCTGGAACGGATGATCGGGAGTCCGGATGAGCGTGTCTGGGCTGGCCGCGCTCCTGGTCCGCAACGGCAGCGCGCCTTTTGAAAACAGAATCCGGATCTGTTGGGGACAAAAAACGCGGGCATTTTAGAGTGCTGTCCAGCCAAACCGGCCGTAAAAATATCCGCAAAAGATTTGCGTGTCAGTCGGTGTTTTCTCCTTGGGCTTCACCCAAAAAATACCCTGAGTCATTATGTTTTTGGCAGAAAATGTGCTAAACTCCTGAGTATGAAGAACGCTCCGCTGACCCTTGACTTTGGCACCGTCCGGCTGCCCATCAGCGCGGACGGACTGCTGCACGCCCCCACGG carries:
- the gmk gene encoding guanylate kinase, with amino-acid sequence MTAGPFSDMPLRTPPRRGLLLVMTGASGVGKGTLRERWLAGQEVFYSTSWTTREARPGEEHGVHYIFVSADDFETKAQQGGFLEHAAFVGNRYGTPIEPIEAALSRGQDVILEIEVEGAMQVKARMGDEAILIFIMPPSLSELRRRLEGRATETPERIEKRLARAREEIREAHEFRYVVVNDDLDRAVDDLHAIQRAERARQRPETEWTEEDREARVRADTLRSYTLTDAQLNEVATH
- a CDS encoding macro domain-containing protein; amino-acid sequence: MPLELIQGDIAAQTTCAVVTAANKELMGGGGVDGVIHRAAGPELLRAIRQIGGTPTGTAVITPAFGLAHQGVRHVIHAVGPIWRGGHAGEADLLASAYRHSLELAVQHGCASVAFPAISTGVYGYPLDQAAEVSLRAITTFLWDHPDLQVRLVLYSAGPLNVFQRALARVAPSA